In Juglans microcarpa x Juglans regia isolate MS1-56 chromosome 7D, Jm3101_v1.0, whole genome shotgun sequence, the following are encoded in one genomic region:
- the LOC121239162 gene encoding uncharacterized protein LOC121239162, with the protein MVGTKRQFLPLLFLSLSAFFFLFLCHSYFSSPSPNPYPDFIHSLQTHNINTNRGIINSQNFTFIIKVLAFNRLDSLSRCLRSLAAADYLSDRVHLHIYIDHFAPVDNDILGLEGSHRILSFVDAFEWLFGEKIVHYRTRNAGLQAQWLEAWWPSSDDEFAFVVEDDLEVSPLYYKFLMRLIMNFYYNASNFSPSIYGVSLQRPRFVPGKHGNKIQLDSRTRLFLYQIVGTWGQLLFPKPWKEFRLWYDKHKVKGIKPFLDGMVTTGWYKKMGERIWTPWFIKFIHSRGYFNIYTNFLREGALSVSHRDAGVNYGKTAGPDSKLLDGNSLDFSLLEMPTLRNLKWFDFCFREVRPGRIVGSIDELGPVLQAAQKQQTLIFLSLFGVSALVTRNFICHFERLNIWNYILVGPESDFLLDLARRGHPVINADKFFSNVREHKSMPSQYSKAELNKQILVKAYVIKKCLEYRYNSWMVDGNMLFFSSGLFLDFIDPTYDFYVGKSLELLYVKGSYSAEKFWVGNLLSKVEAMMNSRKVALSRDGVSFVYIAAKLLEQKGEKIMGFDETSFGIKIGTENVNQSSTRDGKKMVFWSSEIGLNIIQMRLQELGMWILDSDSSCRAVACHRL; encoded by the exons ATGGTGGGGACGAAAAGGCAGTTCCTCCcacttctctttctctccctctccgccttcttcttcctcttcttatGCCACTCCTACTTCTCCTCCCCTAGCCCTAACCCTTACCCCGATTTCATCCATTCCCTTCAAACTCATAATATTAACACTAATCGTGGCATTATCAATTCCCAGAATTTCACTTTTATAATCAAGGTCCTAGCCTTCAACCGCCTGGACTCGCTCTCCCGCTGCCTCCGCTCCCTTGCCGCTGCCGACTACCTCTCCGACCGCGTCCATCTCCATATCTACATTGATCATTTTGCCCCCGTAGACAATGACATCCTCGGATTGGAAGGTTCGCATCGCATTCTGAGCTTCGTGGATGCGTTCGAGTGGTTGTTCGGAGAAAAGATTGTGCATTATCGGACCAGGAATGCGGGGTTGCAGGCGCAGTGGTTGGAGGCTTGGTGGCCGAGCTCTGACGACGAGTTCGCTTTCGTGGTCGAAGACGATTTGGAGGTGTCGCCGCTCTATTACAAATTTCTGATGAGATTGATCATGAATTTCTATTATAACGCTTCGAACTTTAGCCCCTCCATCTACGGGGTTTCACTGCAGAGACCAAGGTTCGTCCcag GTAAACATGGAAACAAAATACAATTGGATAGCAGAACACGACTTTTCTTGTACCAGATAGTTGGCACTTGGGGTCAACTTCTCTTTCCAAAACCTTGGAAAGAATTCAGGTTGTGGTATGATAAACATAAGGTCAAAGGAATCAAGCCATTTCTTGATGGGATG GTGACAACGGGATGGTACAAGAAGATGGGAGAGAGAATATGGACTCCTTGGTtcattaaatttattcattCCCGTGGTTATTTTAATATCTACACCAATTTTTTACGTGAAGGTGCGCTCAGTGTCTCTCACAGGGATGCTGGTGTTAACTATGGAAAGACAGCTGGGCCTGATTCTAAATTATTGGATGGAAACTCCCTTGATTTCAGTCTTTTGGAAATGCCAACCTTGCGTAATCTTAAATGGTTTGATTTCTGTTTCAGAGAAGTACGTCCTGGAAGAATTGTGGGGAGCATTGATGAACTTGGCCCTGTTCTTCAAGCTGCACAGAAACAGCAGACCCTTATTTTTTTAAGCCTCTTTGGAGTATCGGCATTGGTCACCAGAAACTTCATATGTCACTTTGAGAGGCTAAACATTTGGAACTACATACTTGTGGGCCCAGAATCTGACTTCCTGCTTGATCTCGCAAGAAGGGGGCATCCGGTGATAAATGCTGACAaattttttagtaatgttaGAGAGCACAAATCGATGCCTTCTCAATATTCCAAGGCAGAGCTGAACAAGCAGATTTTAGTCAAGGCCTATGTAATCAAGAAGTGTTTGGAGTATAGGTATAATTCTTGGATGGTGGATGGGAACATGCTTTTCTTCAGTAGTGGATTGTTTCTTGATTTCATTGATCCAACCTATGATTTCTATGTTGGGAAGAGCTTAGAACTTTTATATGTCAAAGGCTCATATTCTGCCGAGAAATTCTGGGTTGGCAATTTATTATCCAAGGTGGAAGCAATGATGAACTCAAGGAAAGTCGCATTGTCCAGGGATGGAGTTAGTTTTGTTTACATAGCAGCTAAATTATTGGAACAAAAGGGTGAGAAGATTATGGGGTTCGATGAGACAAGCTTTGGCATAAAGATTGGTACCGAAAATGTGAATCAATCTTCTACAAGGGATGGGAAGAAGATGGTTTTTTGGTCTTCTGAGATAGGTCTAAATATAATTCAGATGCGGCTTCAGGAGTTGGGTATGTGGATTCTGGACAGTGACTCATCGTGCAGGGCTGTTGCGTGCCACAGATTATAG